The stretch of DNA AGTGACtcgtttcaaaattatttattctgaacatttttgtaataaatgcgACTGATAATCGTGTCTTACTATGTAAAGTGGAATTCTCCTTCTCCATTACTTATGTAAGCATATCACTCGTTTTCACAACTACTTAATCACGCCAGATTTGTATAAATCGATTTTATATCAAGTGAAATAAACAAATAGAAAACACGCTAGGAGAACATAGAAAAGTATTCAAAGTGcatacttaaatatattttgaatatagTGGGTATgccggaattaattttaacattcctttggaaaaagaaatttaatttctgctaGCAAGATTGATTATTGCAtttagaaaattgtaattataatatacacaGAGAGTGTTTCTTCGTAGGCAAAAAGATTTGCTTTTGATTTGCCAAGAAATTAACACTCAAATTACAGAGTATagtcatataaatatatacttaacACGACGTATACATACTGTTATAGTATAGTAGTTATAGAATAATAGCGAGATTGATTGTGCTTGTCGATTTATTGATTGAAAATTGTACGATACGTTGCAATTAGCGAATGTCCGATCCAAGATTCGAATAACTACTTTTCTATCGGAAGATCGAACGACGtcttttctttgaaatttgaAAGATGACTCGTTTGAGAAGACGATGTCGTTCTGTGATTGACGGTTTTACGCCTAATTCTTGTGATCTAGCGTGTTTACTTCAAATACGATTTATTTCTCGCACGccgtttaattaacatttcaaTTTATACACATACGTATTTGATAATTTagatgtaaaaaatttgtgatttatttaaacactTATTTTACACGCTCTCAGTGAGTCACGGTGTTTATTAGAGGATCATAATGGTCTAAAGCTTTTTTGCTAAATGTTTTTGTATCCAGCATAACTTACAATGACTGTACAAACTACATTCCTTATATTTCCTTACATGTGTATTACGCGAATGtcaataactttttatacattttatccGGTtctaaacaataattaattcctgAAGTAGGAAGAAAGAGGCCTTTTGATAGTTCATTCATGAAATCAGCTCTCTCTCATTAACGCGACAATAGTTTCCACGCCATTAACATATTtgacatatttaaaaaatgtctacGATTGATCGTGTACTTTGTAAACAGGCgaatgaataataattgtgtTAAATTGAcgcacaaaattaattgtaatcgtGCCATTATACCGAAATCATATAAAGAATTGAAACGTACGTACTTATGAATCGAAAGATGGATACTCACACAATATCCGCAATTTCTATCTGTAAGtggaaaagttaaaaagaacgtaataatttatctcgacTTTGCGAATACTTTGCGTATTTTTGCAACGGTGTTTCATACACGTactgtatatacgtatatatagaTTGgcgaatttttttagaaaatataaatcaatttataattaagcgAAGAATTAATTGCAAACGATAAACTGAAGTAATTacaggttttttattttttttttatttttttttatttatataaatattttgagaCAGTCTATTATATTgcatgtaattaatttttgtgtattaaattttaaaaatcactgcaaggaatattaaaaaaatttagtatgCTTCATGCATTTACTGCGATTATGTAGTCATTAACTTAAAATACGATGGATCAGTTGTCCAAAAGAACGTTAAACGTAATTAGTAGATGTGAAAAATTATCTACGATAAATTAAGTGCAATGCATATTATATCACGatttacgataaatatatttctattacgtcttcaaacttattttttaatgaatattaaaatcttaatattattaatattcattaatatcgaaattgcattattattctAAGAGGAAACAAAGTAAATGCATGTGaacacacacacgtacacatatggttataatatatatgacaTGTGGAAAAAATTGGTCCAAAATAGGACTAAagccaaaaaataaaattcaatgtGACgcagatttaaataatattcgtattaatagatgcgatcacaaaatataaaatttctcaaGGGCCATTTGCAATTCGACTAATTAGCATTAAATGTCGCAATCATTGAATAACTCTCAAGTAACGACGATcattgtatacatatacatttcaTATTTAGCATATACCCGCGCATACACACAATACATGCACATTCCGTTTTGTGTGTGTACGTAAAAATGCGTCCATcgttctaattaaatataatttaatgtatacgtaatttaaataaaataaatttactatacaattttattttagattataaatgttaatacaataatgcgtaaatttaaaacagtAATTATAGAAGCATGTTTGGTCTAAATAACTTTTTCCATATATTATGCTTGCGTatacgttatatattatttttatatattaaattttactaaaattatttattctatgtTTCtctatacaaattttatagctagatatatgtatattttagattatttcGTTCATGTATAACTATTACATCTttaatcgatattaatataattagtacTAGAAAGACTTATTATATCATCATTGGCAATTAGCCCTGTCTTGGCTGGTTTAACGATCGCAGGCAGTTCACTCGAGGCAGATTGTACATCTTTCAAagttatttttgtattttcaattatgttatatattttattgctcgTAATCGATATTCCCTTCCTTAACGTAGACGAACTGAAACTCGTTTCACTGAGTTCCATCTGACTAACCATATtttcctaaaaaaattatataaattaaaagtaattttcaattaagatAATCAACGGactatttacaatattattaaataattaatcggcaACTTACCAATTCCGCTTCCACGTACTCGGAGACCACCGTGTCGCCGTATTTGCGAAAGTAGTGCTCTGCGTAGTAGTCGCAGTGATTGAGATGCGTTACTTTGTAGATAACGAGATTTTCATTGGGCGTCAGATGTAATTTCGGTGGTATTGCCTTCAGTCGGAAGCGATAAGGGAGCTCTGTCTTCGCATTTTCAGTCGTGGAACGATGGAACACGTGGAAAGTAACGTTACATCTGCCTATAGTGGACGTGGCTGTACTGTCGAATGTGCCATCCTCGATGTCATCGAAATCGTCGCCGACGTGCAACAACTCGATTATTACctttaaaagattaatgtCGTAGGGCCGAGTCATTTTGCTCATGACGATACTTTCGATGCCGTCTTCGTTAAAGATCAGGTCAAAGGGTGCGTCGGTGATCTTCGCTCTTGTGTCCATAGCATCTTGCAGATCTTCCTTTTCGTTGGCCGTACCAAAAGTAGCACCATCAACGTATCTCAGTCTGCAAGTCAGAGTATTTTTCTCCTTCGAAATACAGTGTAAGTGATGAGTAGCATGAATACCGGATGGCTCACCACACATCAAAACGTCATAGGGACACTGCGGTATTCtcgtcaaattaatattaacggcGAAAATGTATTCGGGTCCATGTACTTCATATTGCTTGTACTCGGTGGGAAGCTGCGCAgctaatagaaaaaaaaattaacatttttacataAGTCTCAGTGTTggatcgttattaaaaaaatcaaatatgaAAGAAACGTAACTTTGAATGATATATCTTACAGGTAAAGCTCACCTAAAAAGAATGGTATAAACGTTGCGGCAATCATTTTATCGTGCACAAACTACGGTTTGACAATTTTCTTGATCTTGAAACTCTTCTTGCGTTAGCTTATATACCGCTTTTACGT from Cardiocondyla obscurior isolate alpha-2009 linkage group LG04, Cobs3.1, whole genome shotgun sequence encodes:
- the LOC139102150 gene encoding uncharacterized protein — encoded protein: MIAATFIPFFLAAQLPTEYKQYEVHGPEYIFAVNINLTRIPQCPYDVLMCGEPSGIHATHHLHCISKEKNTLTCRLRYVDGATFGTANEKEDLQDAMDTRAKITDAPFDLIFNEDGIESIVMSKMTRPYDINLLKVIIELLHVGDDFDDIEDGTFDSTATSTIGRCNVTFHVFHRSTTENAKTELPYRFRLKAIPPKLHLTPNENLVIYKVTHLNHCDYYAEHYFRKYGDTVVSEYVEAELENMVSQMELSETSFSSSTLRKGISITSNKIYNIIENTKITLKDVQSASSELPAIVKPAKTGLIANDDIISLSSTNYINID